The genomic stretch CTTGGAGTTCTTCTAAACTGTTAGCAGTTTGGGGCAAGGACCCACAAAAAGTCGTCATAGACGAAGTAGCGGGAATTATGGTATCGCTGGTGTTTATTCCGGTATCATGGTCATTATACCTGGCTGGGTTCGTTTTATTTCGTTTTTTCGACATTTATAAACCATTAGGCATTCGAAAAGTGGAAAAATTGCCTGGAGCTTGGGGCGTAATGGCTGATGACATCCTTGCCGGCGTTTATTCAAACATTTTAGTTCAACTTTATATTCACTGCTAAATGGGTCTCGGACTTGAGTTTTTTCGCATGTGAAATCAACTTTCATTCTAAAGAATTGTTGTTTGTGAAGTTTTTGTATGGCCAGGTTTACCATTTCAAGGTCCTTTAAATTAATAAGTATAACCAAGTGACATACAATAGTTAGTAAGCCTATTAGGAAGTTTCTATGAACACAATACTTTTGAGATTAACAGGTTTGTTTTTGAGTTTAATACTGATTTTTGGTATTGTAGAGGCTCAACGAACCGTGATTAAAGGCATTGTAACAGATGCAAATACAAAAGAGCCACTGGCATTTGCAAATGTGCTTTTTTCGAACACAAGCACCGGTACGAATACTGATTTTGATGGATTGTATACCTTAGAAACCTCCAAAAAGTATTTAAATCTCGAAGCCAGATATGTAGGTTATGAAACCAAAGTGATTGCTGTAAAATATGGTGAGACACAAGTTATTAATTTTCAACTAAAGCCTAACAATAGCGTACTGAACGAAGTGCTTGTCAAATCAGCAAAACAAAAATAT from Saprospiraceae bacterium encodes the following:
- a CDS encoding phosphatidylglycerophosphatase A, giving the protein MLFHKVIASFFGLGYFGKGAGTVAAGVAAFILFFLFSNKGVAEYLLPVLSLFIILLGTWSSSKLLAVWGKDPQKVVIDEVAGIMVSLVFIPVSWSLYLAGFVLFRFFDIYKPLGIRKVEKLPGAWGVMADDILAGVYSNILVQLYIHC